Within Elusimicrobiota bacterium, the genomic segment CACCGCTGTTTGCGCGGTGCGCGGCACCGAAGCCGCGGTCAGCGTGACGCCCGGAAAGAAAAAGAAAATCAAGGTAAAGATCAAAAAGAGCCAGCTGTTGAAACAGGGATTGGAAAAAACCAAGAAGGATTTAAAAGAAGCTTATGAAAAGGAAGCGCGCGCAAAACGGGAGGCCGAGCTTGCCAAGCTCAAGAAAGAGGAAGATGAGCGCCGCCGGGCCGAGGAGGAGTTAAGAAAAGCCGAGGAGGAGCGGCGGCGGGCGGAGGAAGAGGCCCGCAAGGCTCAGGAAGACGCTGACAAGGCCCAAAAGGAAAAAGACAAAGACGTGGTTGTGGAAAAAATAGTCGATGACCAACAGATGGTTGTGGCTGTTTTGGAAGGATTGATCGAAGTCATGAACGAGCACGGTTCACAAAACGTGGGCGCGGGGCAGGTCCTTTCCATGGGCGCCGGGGAAACCCCTCCCCCTCCTGAAGACATGAAAGACGACGACAAACCGAAATGGCAGGAGGGCATCACGGTCTCGGATGATGAGAAAGAGAATCTTATCAAGGACCTCGAGGGAGGAGCGACGTCTTACACGCCGGCCGGCGGCGATGATGAGAAGCCCGATGAAAAAACATTGAATATTGAAGTGGAACAGGAAGGTGGTTCAAAGCGCAAGGTTCAAATGAAATTTAGAAAAAGATAACCGGGGGTGGAGCATGGCGAATGGGTTGCGGCTGATATTGATGGCTGCTTTTTTTATTTCCTCTATTTTTTCGAATCCTTTGGAGGCGGCCCGCGGGAATAATGCTCCGGATTCGCCGGAGACCGGCGAGCAAGAGCAGGTCAGCTATTCTCTTTATGGTCAAGTTTTGGATGAATCGAACCGTTTCTTGCCGGATGCGAGGGTTTCACTCGGCGGTTCCCAGGCTGTTACCGGCGCTGACGGCAAATTCAATCTAGGGGGTCTTTCCAAGGGAAGCCAGGTCCTTTCCTTGCGCAAGGATGGTTATCAAACCTTGGTGCAGACGGTCGTTGTGTTAAGGGCGAACCAATCCGGCGGCAATTTTACGTTGAAGAAAATCGTTCAACCGACGGCGGGAGCTTTTTCCGGGCGGGTCAAGGATTATAACGCGCCGGCCAGGCCCATCGGAGCGGCTAGAGTTAATATCGGCAACCGGATGGCCGTAGCTGATCCTAGTACCGGGCGTTTCCAGCTCGATAATGTCGTTTTTGGAAATTACACAATTCAAATTTTTGCCGATGGCTATGAGGATACGACCTATCCCAATATCGCTTTTAATGCCGGGACTACGGCTCAATTAGCCGATAAAATTTATTTCGTCAAAAGAAAACAAGCGGTTGTAGCGGGAACAATTTCTAGTTTTGCATCCGGCCAGGCTCTCTCAGGAGTCCGGGTCGCGCTGGGTCAGAGAATTGTCACTACGACTGGCGACGGTAAGTTTAAATTCGAGAATGTTCCTTATGGACAGGTTAAAATCAACGCTTCCCGAGATGGATTCAAACCCCTTGATCTGACGCTGAACTTAAACTGGGAATCCCCTCAAGACCGGCAGGTCAATGCGCCCCTTTTTCTTAAACCGTTGGCGTCTCTCAAACTTAGAGGCACGGTGCGCGATTCATTGTCGAACCGGCCTCTCGGCAATGTTGCCGTCAGGCTGGATACGTTGAATCAGCACTCATTCATTCGCCAGGCAACCAGCGACGGCAGCGGCATTTTTACCATTGATGATGTGCCCGAAGGGCGGCATCGGATCACGGCTTCTCTTGCGGGATACCATGACCATAACGGCTACCATGATATCAGCGAACAGAATGCCAGTAACGGTATCGTAAGCGTGGATATTCCCATGGGCGTTAAGACTCCGGATGGAGTTATTGCCGGCACGGTGCGCGATAAGGCCAATAGGAGCCCGATTTCCGGCGCGACCGTGCGTTGGACCATACGCGATCCCTACATGACGAAACAAAACGAAACGGATTCCTCCGGCGTATTCCGTCTTGAAGGCATGAGGCTCGGCCAATATCGGGTGGATGTTTTTGCCGCAGGCATCGGTTACCGTGACTATAGCGCCGATTACCAGCTGATCGGGTGGGGGCTTCCCACCTATTTTGATCTCGAAAAGATCGAATGTCCCATCGTGCACGGCTCGGCGAAAGGGATCAAAGGTAGGGTCGGCGCCAATAATGCGGCTCAAGGCCAAGCTGTCTCCGGAGCAAGCGTCAGCCTGGATTCATTGAGAGGAACGACCGATGCCAACGGTCAGTACCTTTTATCGGGCAATATCAGTTTCGGCAATCATACGATTCAGGTGAGCCATCCCAATTACGAACCGTACAGCCGTGCTGTTTTGGCGCATACTTGTTATGACGGCAAGGAAATCAGCCATGCGGTTGCCTTAATTCCGAAAGCCGCAGGTTCGGGCTCCGGCGCTCCCGTGGTTTCGCAATCATCGGCTACGATTAGAGGGCGCGTCGTGCTTAGCGACGGCAGTGAAATGATCCCGGTAGCCAATGCCGCCGTTTCCTTCGAAGGACCAAGGCGCGGCCTGGTTCGAACGAATGCGGCCGGAGAGTTTGAAGTCGCTCAATTGCCGATGGGCGTTTATTCACTTTATGTCTCCGAATCTTCGGTAGGGACTTCCGATAGGAAAAGCGTGAATATTACGAGTTTGGGCGTGACGAACGTAGAATTGGTTATCCTCGACTCAGAGGAAGAAATCGAGGTCGAGGTGGAAGAACACAACCTTTAAAGTCCGTTTTTCGTTTATCTATTTTCCCATTGCGCCCGTCCCGCTTGGCTGATACCCTTGGTGTGAATGTTTCGTTTATTTCTTTTATTTTTGCTGCTGGGGGCGGCGCCCCGGGCATTTGCTTTGGACAGCGCTCATTTGGAGCTGAGCGTGGCCGTGCCGAATCCGGTGACGGCCGGTGATACGGTCAATTTTCAGGGCATCGCGGTCAATATCGGCTCCGAACGCTGGTTAAGGGATCAGTATTACTGGGAAGCCGAGATTTACGACGCCGATAAAACCTATATCGCCAAAACCGAGCGCTTGCAAGGCGATATCGATATCGCTTCAGGCGAGAGCGCGGTCGCTAATTTAAGTTTCGGCATCCCTTCTAATTTCGGCGGTTTTTATTATTTCAGGATTTATTTCGTTCATAAGGAAACCCGCTTGACTCAATCGGATTACGTTTTATTCCGCATCATTGAACGCCCCATCGTCATCGCTCCGCCGCCGCCGAGAGCCGCAGTCGGCGGGAATTTCGTTTTTTCTTATCAAACCCCGGATATCAGCGACAGCCGTTCCGCACAAGCGACCACCATCCTCAATATGGTCGGCAAAGCCGGAGAAGGCACGTACCTGCTCAATTCCAACAATATTCATGATTCGACGTCGGCCTGGAAGCCCTATATCATCTACGGGGCTTACAACACGGCCGGAGGCAGCGTCAGCTTGGGCGATGTGTCGCCTAATTTTTCGGCGTTGACTTTGGCCAGCCAGGGCATGCGCGGGGTGGAAATGATGATGCAGCCCAAAACCGAGCTTTGGAATCGGACCGCTTGGTCGTTGGTGGCGGGCCGGACGATTTCAGCCTTGACCGCCGGCGCCAACACCAACGGCCGCTATGAGCGTTTGGTGTATGCCGGCCGCGGCACGGCCGATCTTTGGGACGGGCGCTTGAAAACCGGCGTGAGCATGGTCCTGGGCATGGACAACACAGCTTCACTTTCCCCGGACCCTAAAAGTCCCAAATTTCGAGGATCAAGCTTGAGGCCCCAGGATAACAGAGTGATCGGCGTCAATTTCGCGGCCAAGCCTTGGAGGGAGCTGGATGTGAAATTTGATTATGCGACCAGCGAATTTACGGAAAATACCGAGCTCCCTGTGCCTGTGCGAGGCACGGCGATGCAACTGCAGACAGGCTATGTTTTCACCAAGTTGTCCCTGGGCGCTTCCATGCTGCGTGCGTCTCCCAAATTTGTCTCTTTCGGCGCTTCGGTGATCGCAGCCGACCGTATTAGCTATGGCCTGCAGGCGGCCTACCGGCCCGTTGAATGGGGTGATATCGGCGCCACAGTCACTCAATTTTCGGATAATTTGGATAAAGACCCTAAAAAAACAACCAGCACGCAGAGGTTGCTGTCCTTGTCTCCCGGCCTGAGTCTGCCGACGCGCACGCGAATTTCCACGTCCTGGAGTCAGAATACGGCCCAGGGCGATCCCTTGGTCGCTTTAAACAATGTCTCCAACTCCATGTCTTTGAGCCTCGCCCAAAGTTTGGGCCATCAGACGATTTCCGTGAGCCTGCAAAATTCGCAATTCAAAGATTTGAATAAAGTGGCCCATGAT encodes:
- a CDS encoding FecR domain-containing protein; this translates as MNSKLIGVFLALCALCPPSSIVYGAEKYGIISRFAGDVALRRGGEKNFTGLKGKEFLFIGDSLRTGPKSQVAILMTDGSEVKINERSMVTLDKVEDRDSTGVRRWIRSIFMESGQSWLKLLHGKSSQSMAIHSNTAVCAVRGTEAAVSVTPGKKKKIKVKIKKSQLLKQGLEKTKKDLKEAYEKEARAKREAELAKLKKEEDERRRAEEELRKAEEERRRAEEEARKAQEDADKAQKEKDKDVVVEKIVDDQQMVVAVLEGLIEVMNEHGSQNVGAGQVLSMGAGETPPPPEDMKDDDKPKWQEGITVSDDEKENLIKDLEGGATSYTPAGGDDEKPDEKTLNIEVEQEGGSKRKVQMKFRKR
- a CDS encoding carboxypeptidase regulatory-like domain-containing protein, which translates into the protein MANGLRLILMAAFFISSIFSNPLEAARGNNAPDSPETGEQEQVSYSLYGQVLDESNRFLPDARVSLGGSQAVTGADGKFNLGGLSKGSQVLSLRKDGYQTLVQTVVVLRANQSGGNFTLKKIVQPTAGAFSGRVKDYNAPARPIGAARVNIGNRMAVADPSTGRFQLDNVVFGNYTIQIFADGYEDTTYPNIAFNAGTTAQLADKIYFVKRKQAVVAGTISSFASGQALSGVRVALGQRIVTTTGDGKFKFENVPYGQVKINASRDGFKPLDLTLNLNWESPQDRQVNAPLFLKPLASLKLRGTVRDSLSNRPLGNVAVRLDTLNQHSFIRQATSDGSGIFTIDDVPEGRHRITASLAGYHDHNGYHDISEQNASNGIVSVDIPMGVKTPDGVIAGTVRDKANRSPISGATVRWTIRDPYMTKQNETDSSGVFRLEGMRLGQYRVDVFAAGIGYRDYSADYQLIGWGLPTYFDLEKIECPIVHGSAKGIKGRVGANNAAQGQAVSGASVSLDSLRGTTDANGQYLLSGNISFGNHTIQVSHPNYEPYSRAVLAHTCYDGKEISHAVALIPKAAGSGSGAPVVSQSSATIRGRVVLSDGSEMIPVANAAVSFEGPRRGLVRTNAAGEFEVAQLPMGVYSLYVSESSVGTSDRKSVNITSLGVTNVELVILDSEEEIEVEVEEHNL